The following proteins are encoded in a genomic region of Camelus ferus isolate YT-003-E chromosome 8, BCGSAC_Cfer_1.0, whole genome shotgun sequence:
- the TBXT gene encoding T-box transcription factor T isoform X2: MSSAGAESGGKSLQHRVDHLLSAVESELQAGSEKGDPTERELRVGLEESELWLRFKELTNEMIVTKNGRRMFPVLKVNVSGLDPNAMYSFLLDFVAADNHRWKYVNGEWVPGGKPEPQAPSCVYIHPDSPNFGAHWMKAPVSFSKVKLTNKLNGGGQIMLNSLHKYEPRIHIVRVGGPQRMITSHCFPETQFIAVTAYQNEEITALKIKYNPFAKAFLDAKERSDHKDMMEEPGDSQQSGYSQWGWLIPGTSTLCPPATSHPQFGGPLSLPSTHGCETYPALRSHRPSPYPSPYAHRNNSPTYSDNSSACLSMLQSHDNWSSLGVPAHTSMLPMSPNAGPPTGSSQHPSLWSVSSGTVPPGAQTAGMSSGLGAQFFRGPAARSAPLAHPVPASSSAGSPLYEGAATAADIADSQYDASAHARLLASWTPVSPPSM; the protein is encoded by the exons atGAGCTCCGCCGGCGCCGAGAGCGGGGGGAAGAGCCTGCAGCACCGAGTGGACCACCTGCTGAGCGCCGTGGAGAGCGAGCTGCAAGCGGGCAGCGAGAAGGGCGACCCCACGGAGCGCGAGCTGCGCGTGGGCCTGGAGGAGAGCGAGCTGTGGCTGCGCTTCAAGGAGCTCACCAACGAGATGATTGTCACCAAGAACGGCAG GAGGATGTTCCCCGTGCTGAAGGTGAACGTGTCTGGCCTGGACCCCAACGCCATGTACTCCTTCCTGCTGGACTTCGTGGCTGCTGACAACCACCGCTGGAAGTACGTGAACGGCGAGTGGGTGCCAGGGGGCAAGCCCGAGCCTCAGGCGCCCAGCTGCGTCTACATCCACCCCGACTCGCCCAACTTCGGGGCGCACTGGATGAAGGCGCCGGTCTCCTTCAGCAAAGTCAAGCTCACCAACAAGCTCAACGGAGGAGGCCAG ATCATGTTGAATTCCTTACACAAGTATGAGCCCCGAATCCACATAGTGAGAGTTGGGGGTCCGCAGCGCATGATCACCAGCCACTGCTTCCCGGAGACGCAGTTCATAGCTGTGACGGCTTACCAGAACGAGGAG ATCACAgctcttaaaattaaatacaatccATTTGCAAAAGCTTTCCTTGATGCAAAGGAAAG AAGTGATCACAAAGATATGATGGAAGAACCCGGAGACAGCCAGCAATCTGGGTACTCCCAAT GGGGGTGGCTGATTCCTGGAACCAGCACCCTGTGTccacctgccacctcccaccctcaGTTCGGAGGCCCCCTCTCACTTCCCTCCACGCACGGCTGTGAAACATACCCGGCCCTGAGAAGCCACCGTCCAtccccctaccccagcccttACGCACATCGGAACAATTCTCCAA CCTATTCGGACAACTCATCTGCATGTCTATCCATGCTCCAGTCCCATGACAACTGGTCCAGCCTTGGAGTGCCTGCCCACACCAGCATGCTCCCCATGAGTCCGAACGCCGGTCCTCCTACGGGCTCCAG TCAGCACCCCAGCCTGTGGTCCGTGAGCAGCGGCACCGTCCCCCCCGGCGCCCAGACAGCAGGGATGTCCAGCGGGCTGGGAGCCCAGTTCTTCCGAGGCCCTGCTGCCCGCTCTGCGCCCCTCGCGCACCCAGTCCCCGCTTCCTCCTCCGCGGGGTCCCCACTGTATGAAGGGGCCGCCACGGCTGCAGACATTGCCGACAGCCAGTATGACGCCTCGGCCCACGCCCGCCTCCTAGCCTCGTGGACCCCAGTGTCGCCTCCGTCCATGTGA
- the TBXT gene encoding T-box transcription factor T isoform X1 → MSSAGAESGGKSLQHRVDHLLSAVESELQAGSEKGDPTERELRVGLEESELWLRFKELTNEMIVTKNGRRMFPVLKVNVSGLDPNAMYSFLLDFVAADNHRWKYVNGEWVPGGKPEPQAPSCVYIHPDSPNFGAHWMKAPVSFSKVKLTNKLNGGGQIMLNSLHKYEPRIHIVRVGGPQRMITSHCFPETQFIAVTAYQNEEITALKIKYNPFAKAFLDAKERSDHKDMMEEPGDSQQSGYSQSGGWLIPGTSTLCPPATSHPQFGGPLSLPSTHGCETYPALRSHRPSPYPSPYAHRNNSPTYSDNSSACLSMLQSHDNWSSLGVPAHTSMLPMSPNAGPPTGSSQHPSLWSVSSGTVPPGAQTAGMSSGLGAQFFRGPAARSAPLAHPVPASSSAGSPLYEGAATAADIADSQYDASAHARLLASWTPVSPPSM, encoded by the exons atGAGCTCCGCCGGCGCCGAGAGCGGGGGGAAGAGCCTGCAGCACCGAGTGGACCACCTGCTGAGCGCCGTGGAGAGCGAGCTGCAAGCGGGCAGCGAGAAGGGCGACCCCACGGAGCGCGAGCTGCGCGTGGGCCTGGAGGAGAGCGAGCTGTGGCTGCGCTTCAAGGAGCTCACCAACGAGATGATTGTCACCAAGAACGGCAG GAGGATGTTCCCCGTGCTGAAGGTGAACGTGTCTGGCCTGGACCCCAACGCCATGTACTCCTTCCTGCTGGACTTCGTGGCTGCTGACAACCACCGCTGGAAGTACGTGAACGGCGAGTGGGTGCCAGGGGGCAAGCCCGAGCCTCAGGCGCCCAGCTGCGTCTACATCCACCCCGACTCGCCCAACTTCGGGGCGCACTGGATGAAGGCGCCGGTCTCCTTCAGCAAAGTCAAGCTCACCAACAAGCTCAACGGAGGAGGCCAG ATCATGTTGAATTCCTTACACAAGTATGAGCCCCGAATCCACATAGTGAGAGTTGGGGGTCCGCAGCGCATGATCACCAGCCACTGCTTCCCGGAGACGCAGTTCATAGCTGTGACGGCTTACCAGAACGAGGAG ATCACAgctcttaaaattaaatacaatccATTTGCAAAAGCTTTCCTTGATGCAAAGGAAAG AAGTGATCACAAAGATATGATGGAAGAACCCGGAGACAGCCAGCAATCTGGGTACTCCCAAT CAGGGGGGTGGCTGATTCCTGGAACCAGCACCCTGTGTccacctgccacctcccaccctcaGTTCGGAGGCCCCCTCTCACTTCCCTCCACGCACGGCTGTGAAACATACCCGGCCCTGAGAAGCCACCGTCCAtccccctaccccagcccttACGCACATCGGAACAATTCTCCAA CCTATTCGGACAACTCATCTGCATGTCTATCCATGCTCCAGTCCCATGACAACTGGTCCAGCCTTGGAGTGCCTGCCCACACCAGCATGCTCCCCATGAGTCCGAACGCCGGTCCTCCTACGGGCTCCAG TCAGCACCCCAGCCTGTGGTCCGTGAGCAGCGGCACCGTCCCCCCCGGCGCCCAGACAGCAGGGATGTCCAGCGGGCTGGGAGCCCAGTTCTTCCGAGGCCCTGCTGCCCGCTCTGCGCCCCTCGCGCACCCAGTCCCCGCTTCCTCCTCCGCGGGGTCCCCACTGTATGAAGGGGCCGCCACGGCTGCAGACATTGCCGACAGCCAGTATGACGCCTCGGCCCACGCCCGCCTCCTAGCCTCGTGGACCCCAGTGTCGCCTCCGTCCATGTGA